A stretch of Scheffersomyces stipitis CBS 6054 chromosome 2, complete sequence DNA encodes these proteins:
- a CDS encoding predicted protein (go_component membrane~go_funtion nucleobase transporter activity~go_process nucleobase, nucleoside, nucleotide and nucleic acid transport), whose protein sequence is MSFSGSDEEKKIANASQNSLGVYNSKNESDIASNAEEATNIIDKIGLRFNAEIRGVQRVPEDRRVDTSLLSPLCMFLSPNLAISALSTGALGPTLFGLDFRTCVLCIVFFCIVGALPVGFFSAFGMRFGLRQQILSRYFTGNIMGRLFAFFNVVSCIGWNAVNVIPCVQLLTAVGPMPAWAGCLVFVVITCILAVFGYKTIHLYERYSWIPNFVIYLIIIAKFSQSKSFTWGEMQGGTVEAGNVLSFISTIFGFIAGWSPSAADYTVYMPANTPAWKVGTAMVVGLSVPFIFAAILGAAIAMGTFTNEAYGAAFESNSIGGLVYEILCGNNTNQGYRFVVVLLALSGIANNLPGSYSLSVSVQSIWSKFAKVPRLFWCIIGNFVSLGLSIPAYYVFEETMVNFLSIISYNVSIYLGIALTEHYIYRRGFKGYDVSNFEDRSTLPVGIAGLAGFLFGVASTVLSMNQTWYQGVIALKFGEAGGDISWELNMVFAFVGYNLVRPFEKKYFGR, encoded by the coding sequence ATGTCATTTTCCGGACTggacgaagaaaagaagatagcCAATGCATCCCAGAATTCGTTGGGTGTCTACAACTCAAAAAATGAATCAGACATCGCTTCGAATGCTGAAGAGGCCACCAACATCATCGACAAGATCGGGTTGAGATTCAATGCCGAAATCAGAGGGGTGCAAAGAGTTCCAGAAGACAGAAGAGTAGACACTTCGTTGTTGTCTCCGTTGTGTATGTTCTTGTCGCCCAACTTAGCCATTTCAGCTTTGAGTACGGGAGCATTGGGTCCAACATTGTTTGGACTTGATTTCAGAACCTGTGTACTCTGTATTGTCTTTTTCTGTATCGTTGGTGCTCTCCCAGTAGGCTTCTTTTCTGCCTTTGGTATGAGATTCGGTCTCAGACAACAGATTCTCTCTCGTTATTTCACGGGGAACATCATGGGGAGATTgtttgctttcttcaatgtagtCTCGTGTATCGGATGGAATGCTGTCAACGTCATTCCCTGTGTTCAGCTTTTAACTGCTGTCGGACCCATGCCAGCTTGGGCTGGATGTTTAGTTTTCGTCGTTATTACTTGTATTTTGGCTGTGTTTGGCTACAAGACTATCCACCTTTACGAGCGTTACTCGTGGATTCCAAACTTTGTCATTTACTTAATTATCATTGCTAAGTTTTCGCAATCTAAATCGTTCACCTGGGGTGAGATGCAAGGTGGAACTGTAGAAGCAGGTAATGTCTTGAGTTTCATTTCCACCATTTTCGGGTTTATTGCTGGCTGGTCTCCATCAGCCGCTGACTATACTGTGTATATGCCTGCTAATACTCCAGCATGGAAAGTTGGAACTGCTATGGTGGTTGGTTTATCCGTTCCATTtattttcgcagccattttggGTGCAGCCATTGCCATGGGCACTTTCACCAACGAAGCTTACGGTGCTGCTTTCGAAAGTAACTCTATTGGTGGCTTGGTGTACGAGATCTTGTGTGGTAACAACACCAATCAAGGTTACAGATTTGTCGTGGTCTTGTTGGCTCTCTCCGGTATCGCCAACAACTTGCCCGGTTCCTACTCGTTGTCTGTATCTGTGCAATCCATCTGGAGCAAATTCGCCAAGGTGCCTCGTCTCTTCTGGTGTATCATCGGTAACTTTGTCTCGCTCGGTTTGTCTATTCCAGCCTATTACGTGTTTGAAGAGACTAtggtcaacttcttgtcgaTTATTAGTTACAACGTGTCGATCTACTTAGGTATTGCGTTAACTGAACATTACATCTACAGAAGAGGATTCAAGGGCTACGACGTGAGCAACTTCGAAGACAGAAGCACCTTGCCAGTGGGTATTGCTGGTTTGGCAGGGTTCTTGTTCGGTGTCGCATCTACAGTTTTGTCTATGAACCAGACATGGTACCAGGGTGTTATTGCCTTGAAGTTTGGCGAGGCTGGAGGAGACATCTCCTGGGAGCTCAACATGGTATTTGCCTTTGTAGGCTACAACTTGGTTCGTCCATTTGAGAAGAAGTACTTCGGACGCTAA
- a CDS encoding predicted protein, translating into QSILQRVQTSMSFFNEKLSQKRHRLTYKFGLIYFLMAFFVLGIFSIYWGSMYNRFDRLRNLRMLVVIEDEEVNGISPYIGDEIRAILRDPIAKYHGDWIVFNSSEFQAVADRHNNSIEAEIQRQIHHQRYWASLYVKPNATYNLYQALLTGDTTYNVTNNSVISIYETGRDFLNMNSYVIPSVETIEEMWLDTQAPVMLQIAEQLPNRTEVLAHPGSLSILASPISLAFFDLRPYTDPVLVAPSQVGLIYMIIVTFFQFNFFADIHQEVAKFGLKKNHYILYRFIASVISFFVLSLFYSLVTLAFQVDFTKAFGKSGFLVYWMISFLTMWAVGSANEIMGMLLIAFYPPMLGFWMLFWVIVNITPTFTPLALSAKFFRYGYGLPIHASYELTKVVFFDTYKGAMGRNFGILIAWIVILTAILPFVVVFFGKTMAK; encoded by the coding sequence CAGTCGATTTTGCAACGGGTCCAGACCAGCATGtcattcttcaacgaaAAGTTGTCACAGAAAAGACACCGTTTGACATACAAGTTTGGTCTTATCTACTTCTTGATGGCATTTTTTGTGTTGGGAATCTTTTCCATTTACTGGGGGTCTATGTACAACAGATTTGACCGTCTCAGAAACTTGAGAATGTTGGTGGTCattgaagacgaagaagtaAATGGTATTCTGCCATACATTGGAGACGAAATCAGGGCAATTTTGAGGGACCCAATTGCTAAATATCACGGTGACTGGATTGttttcaactcttctgaATTCCAGGCTGTGGCAGATAGACATAACAATTCTATTGAAGCAGAAATTCAAAGACAAATCCACCACCAGCGGTACTGGGCTTCCCTCTATGTCAAGCCTAATGCTACCTACAACTTGTATCAGGCTTTGCTCACAGGTGACACCACCTATAATGTCACCAACAACTCGGTTATCAGCATCTACGAGACCGGAAGggacttcttgaacatgAACAGTTACGTCATTCCCAGTGTAGAAACCATAGAGGAAATGTGGTTGGATACGCAGGCTCCGGTAATGCTCCAGATTGCAGAACAGTTACCTAATAGAACAGAAGTTTTGGCCCACCCGGGCTCGCTTTCGATCCTTGCTTCCCCTATCAGTTTAGCATTCTTTGATCTCAGACCCTACACTGATCCTGTCTTAGTGGCCCCATCACAAGTCGGGTTGATCTACATGATTATCGTCACTTTTTTccagttcaacttctttgcCGATATCCACCAGGAAGTAGCCAAGTTTGGCTTGAAGAAAAACCACTACATCTTGTACCGTTTCATTGCATCCGTTATCTCATTCTTTGTGCTTAGTTTGTTCTACTCGTTGGTAACGTTAGCTTTCCAGGTTGATTTCACTAAGGCATTTGGAAAGTCCGGATTCCTTGTCTACTGGATGATTTCATTCTTGACAATGTGGGCTGTGGGTTCTGCAAACGAAATCATGGGTATGTTGCTTATAGCCTTCTACCCTCCAATGTTAGGTTTCTGGATGTTGTTCTGGGTCATTGTCAACATTACGCCAACATTCACTCCTCTTGCATTGAGTGCTAAGTTTTTCAGATATGGTTATGGTTTACCCATCCACGCCTCTTATGAGCTTACTAAGGTTGTTTTCTTCGACACCTACAAGGGGGCCATGGGAAGAAACTTCGGCATTCTTATTGCTTGGATTGTGATTTTAACAGCAATTTTGCCATTTGTAGTGGTATTCTTCGGAAAAACTATGGCCAAA
- a CDS encoding predicted protein, with protein sequence APSKASRHNKRSELEALIHEFQSKLGNDWEKYHETLSLFLIGKLSRAELVAIIKPILKDNLIRYHNKLLLLNFANSLKDGPLDYSNEFSSFWNKKAQKSSKVKSSQYEKFKQNIMGLPIKERRRIKNITRDSGKKGKLSAGITLARHSLLPKIPMIQDKEQQQLQVNNLVQWQQDVVNGINTPIATQNYELPEYDNLSRRILMTMREHGLTGGLNASVLEMILLGLESHLKNIIDSAIDVAKYRQNKYTNNDYIPLEANKSHDIGISNKKRSFEDMKVDSSKDITLNIEDLYSTFEMFPHLIEPCGPRYRLANVMLENDDMAGKELDYDLPPRLGVFPVANGTSSTIANTKTAEQIKVENTVKSNPASDKLHENADKITMNGSLKSESETEKKSSDSKTVSAVPHAQVPGPDSHIGTTDELKWVLHDLISTM encoded by the coding sequence GCTCCTTCGAAGGCTTCAAGACACAATAAGCGTCTGGAGCTAGAAGCTCTTATCCACGAGTTCCAGAGCAAGTTGGGCAACGACTGGGAAAAGTACCATGAGACGTTAAGTTTGTTTTTGATAGGAAAACTCTCGCGTGCAGAACTTGTGGCCATAATAAAACCCATACTAAAGGACAATTTGATCCGGTACCACAATAAATTGTTACTTTTGAACTTTGCCAACTCATTAAAAGACGGCCCGCTCGACTATCTGAACGAGTTTTCTTCGTTCTGGAACAAGAAAGCTCAAAAATCGTCCAAAGTCAAGTCTTCACAGTATGAGAAGTTCAAACAGAATATCATGGGCTTGCCTATTAAGGAACGTAGAAGAATAAAGAATATTACCAGAGATAGCGGCAAGAAGGGAAAGCTAAGTGCAGGTATCACTTTGGCCAGACATTCGTTATTGCCCAAAATACCCATGATCCAGGACAAAGAACAGCAGCAGTTGCAAGTCAATAACTTGGTTCAATGGCAGCAGGATGTGGTCAATGGTATAAATACCCCTATAGCTACACAGAACTACGAATTGCCCGAGTACGACAACTTGTCCAGACGTATCTTAATGACCATGAGAGAGCATGGACTTACGGGAGGACTCAATGCCTCTGTGCTAGAGATGATCTTGCTCGGTTTAGAATCACATCTTAAGAATATCATCGACAGTGCAATAGATGTGGCAAAGTACAGACAAAACAAGTATACCAATAACGACTACATCCCCCTTGAGGCGAACAAATCTCACGACATTGGGATAAGCAACAAAAAGCGATCATTTGAGGACATGAAAGTCGATAGCTCTAAGGACATCACATTGAACATCGAAGACTTATACAGCACCTTCGAGATGTTCCCCCACCTTATAGAACCCTGTGGTCCTAGATACAGACTCGCTAATGTCATGCTTGAGAACGATGACATGGCTGGCAAAGAGTTGGACTACGACTTGCCTCCTAGACTTGGAGTTTTCCCTGTTGCCAATGGGACTTCTTCGACAATTGCGAACACCAAAACAGCAGAACAAATCAAGGTAGAAAACACAGTAAAGTCAAACCCAGCTTCTGACAAACTTCACGAAAACGCTGACAAAATCACCATGAATGGCTCGTTGAAGTCAGAAAGTGAAACAGAGAAAAAATCTTCTGACTCCAAGACTGTTTCTGCTGTACCCCACGCCCAAGTTCCAGGGCCCGATTCTCACATAGGAACAACTGACGAATTGAAGTGGGTTTTACATGATCTTATTTCCACAATGTAA
- a CDS encoding predicted protein — protein MSEQQHTSHGKSLIPQKRILSEITNSVTEPKDDTFVKPKRRNSLGFELASIPQTNKMMKNSDTAILSNRRQLKPSSIPSAPKSVSKLTPQESLRRMKSVSARLKATSAHEGLLRKGPALVHNDDWSRSIQEKAQRDLENKMSELNNELRVLEEEESECHKDLAESRRQKHKKEKEIVELTIELEAEQGKQAFLEEKVIKTVSEQEQLVNLELEEYRMKMENKLNDVKFELEEQIEEAKSFKDDKLLQEIEQLETQIEQSKQELENGKTQWTTIYNEESEKLEKDINQNIQPKQDELSELRSTLNLKETERDKVASELKSLIEFASKSECEKARISSAIVSIETSMNNYVERRESLLKELSEVEQELNSAKKKSDNKESLVQSALYEYSKANNKLLKHEQQRRILENSIMDYKGKCRVYVKGHNSQNNEIYSNSRSFRFNKVFGSEATTVSIAQEFECLANESAIGSNVTILFCGTPDHIGVNASIINSFKSIFQKASVQPTWSFAYNFRSIGLRNDSLIDLLNSNTELVLEKIENSLSEIQSQKMLIGIDDIIQFSKVLSQIVEDPQDVDIRIHIITVDRSKDGKAIESNLTFIDISDSDDQDALLNSASVSLLAKWSWNSNRVSNS, from the exons ATGTCAGAACAACAACATACGAGCCACGGGAAATCGCTCATACCACAGAAACGTATTCTCAGCGAAATCACGAACAGTGTGACAGAACCAAAGGACGACACTTTCGTAAAGCCAAAGAGGAGAAATCTGTTGGGATTCGAGTTAGCCAGCATTCCTCAGACTAacaagatgatgaagaattctgaTACCGCAATCTTGTCTAATAGACGACAGCTCAAACCATCGTCCATACCATCGGCTCCAAAATCAGTTTCTAAGTTGACTCCACAAGAAAGTCTTCGAAGAATGAAATCTGTGAGTGCCCGCTTGAAGGCTACCAGTGCCCATGAAGGGTTGTTACGTAAAGGGCCAGCTCTTGTTCACAACGACGACTGGTCCAGAAgcattcaagaaaaagcaCAACGAGATCTCGAAAATAAGATGCTGGAGCTCAATAATGAATTGCGTGTACttgaggaagaagaaagcgaATGCCACAAAGATCTAGCCGAATCAAGACGACAAAAGcacaagaaagagaaggaaaTCGTGGAGCTTACCATAGAATTAGAGGCAGAGCAAGGAAAGCAAGCATTCttagaagaaaaagtaatCAAGACAGTATCTGAACAGGAACAACTTGTAAATTTGGAGCTTGAAGAGTACCgaatgaaaatggaaaataaaCTTAACGACGTTAAGTTCGAATTGGAGGAACAGATTGAGGAAGCTAAGTCTTTCAAGGATGACAAATTgcttcaagaaattgaacaattagAAACTCAAATCGAACAATcaaaacaagaacttgaaaatggaaaaacACAATGGACCACCATTTACAATGAAGAGTCTGAGAAATTAGAGAAAGACATAAATCAAAACATACAACCCAAGCAAGACGAGCTTTCAGAACTAAGGCTGacattgaatttgaagGAGACGGAAAGAGACAAGGTTGCTTCTGAATTGAAATCTTTGATTGAGTTTGCAAGCAAATCGGAATGTGAAAAGGCTCGCATTTCTTCTGCGATTGTAAGTATAGAAACCAGCATGAACAACTAcgtagaaagaagagaatctCTCTTGAAAGAACTTCTGGAAGTGGAACAGGAACTCAATTcagcaaagaaaaagagcGACAACAAGGAGAGTCTTGTTCAGTCCGCATTGTATGAATATTCAAAGGCAAACAATAAGCTACTTAAACATGAACAACAACGGAGAATATTGGAAAATTCAATAATGGACTACAAGGGCAAGTGCAGAGTATATGTCAAGGGTCATAATAGTCAAAATAATGAGATAtacagcaacagcagatCATTTCGTTTTAATAAAGTATTTGGTTCCGAGGCGACAACAGTATCTATTGCACAAGAGTTTGAATGTTTGGCTAATGAATCTGCCATTGGATCAAATGTGACAATACTATTCTGCGGAACGCCTGACCACATCGGCGTGAATGCTTCCATAATAAATAGCTTTAAGagcatttttcaaaaagcCTCCGTTCAACCAACGTGGTCATTCGCATATAATTTCAGAAGCATAGGGTTGCGAAATGATTCGTTGATCGATCTTCTCAACTCAAATACCGAGTTAGTACTTGAAAAAATCGAAAACAGTTTGAGCGAAATACAATCCCAGAAGATGCTCATTGGCATTGATGATATCATCCAGTTCTCAAAAGTTTTGAGTCAGATAGTAGAAGATCCACAAGACGTTGATATCCGCATACATATCATAACAGTTGACAGATCTAAGGATGGAAAGGCCATTGAAAGCAATTTGACATTTATAGATATATCCGATTCGGATGATCAAGACGCattgttgaactc AGCAAGTGTCTCTTTGTTGGCCAAGTGGAGCTGGAATCTGAACAGAGTTTCAAACTCTTGA
- the ATR1 gene encoding multidrug-resistance type transporter aminotriazole resistance (multidrug-resistance type transporter; aminotriazole resistance) yields MDPRPAHYTSATHEVVVIALVCMGQFLSQVGVTMILSTMNILIHSFASNSSEIDQSKTVWFMGSFALTVGTFILLSGRLGDLFGLKLVFCIGWFWTAIWSLVCGLSVFSNSVTFFIVSRAFQGIGFALVLPCGMGILGNTYPNGPRKNLAFGCVGANGPTGATIGALMAAVIGQKSWWPWEFWILAIVSGLIGLLSVFMIPSNLNPNKYTLREAWDKLDVIGSLVGIVGLILFNFVWNQGPVVGWSTPYIIALLIVSVLFIVLFFYLQLNVLEHPLLPKSIFTVKIGLVLAIVCLGWGSFGVWQYYYWKIMLNLRQYTPIMTSLTYIPFLVFGIMASMIVSFIISRTKPSYIICFSAICFTAGCLMLSVTPVHQSYFQLTMGQMFILCWAMDMSFPAASIILSDYLPASSQGMAGSLVATVINYGVSLFLGISSTVEIETSEHSTTLQSYRSALYFGTGVAVLGVVFSVVFII; encoded by the coding sequence ATGGATCCGCGACCAGCACATTACACTTCTGCTACCCATGAAGTTGTGGTTATAGCCCTAGTATGTATGGGCCAGTTCCTTTCACAGGTAGGTGTAACTATGATATTGAGTACTATGAATATATTGATCCACTCATTTGCTCTGAACTCTTCAGAAATAGACCAATCCAAAACGGTTTGGTTCATGGGTTCCTTTGCTCTAACAGTAGGAACTTTTATACTTCTTAGCGGAAGATTAGGTGATCTCTTTGGTCTTAAACTAGTGTTCTGCATTGGTTGGTTCTGGACTGCCATTTGGTCATTGGTCTGCGGATTGTCTGTGTTCTCCAATTCAGTGACATTCTTCATCGTAAGTCGTGCTTTTCAAGGAATTGGTTTTGCTTTGGTACTTCCATGCGGAATGGGTATATTGGGAAACACATATCCCAATGGACCGAGAAAGAATTTAGCTTTTGGCTGCGTCGGTGCAAATGGACCCACGGGTGCAACTATTGGTGCTCTAATGGCTGCAGTGATTGGGCAGAAACTGTGGTGGCCATGGGAGTTCTGGATTCTTGCAATCGTAAGTGGACTCAttggacttcttctggttttcATGATTCCAAGTAACTTAAACCCAAACAAGTACACTTTACGAGAAGCATGGGACAAACTTGATGTTATTGGCAGTTTAGTTGGTATTGTCGGGTTGATACTCTTTAATTTTGTATGGAACCAGGGGCCAGTTGTAGGGTGGTCTACTCCCTATATTATTGCATTGCTCATTGTTTCGGTTCTTTTCATTGTATTATTCTTTTACCTCCAATTGAACGTTTTAGAGCACCCATTGTTGCCCAAATCTATTTTCACTGTTAAGATTGGTCTTGTTTTGGCAATTGTCTGTTTAGGATGGGGTTCCTTCGGAGTGTGGCAGTACTACTACTGGAAGATTATGCTCAATTTAAGACAGTATACACCAATAATGACTAGTCTCACATATATTCCATTTTTGGTTTTTGGAATAATGGCATCTATGATTGTTTCCTTCATCATCTCCAGAACCAAGCCATCATATATCATTTGTTTTTCGGCCATTTGTTTCACGGCTGGTTGCCTCATGCTTTCCGTGACACCAGTGCACCAGTCGTACTTCCAGCTTACCATGGGACAAATGTTCATTTTATGCTGGGCAATGGATATGAGTTTTCCAGCTGCTTCCATCATCCTTTCAGACTACTTGCCAGCCTCAAGTCAAGGCATGGCAGGATCGCTAGTTGCTACAGTCATCAACTATGGTGTTTCACTTTTTCTTGGAATATCCAGCACTGTAGAGATAGAAACTTCAGAgcattcaacaactctcCAGAGTTACCGTTCAGCATTGTACTTCGGTACTGGGGTGGCAGTGTTGGGAGTGGTGTTCTCGGTGGTTTTCATAATT
- the GRP2.2 gene encoding NADPH-dependent Cinnamyl-alcohol dehydrogenase: MSKTTVFLSGATGYIAQQIIVELLSKGYNVVGSVRSQEKGEKLKSYYGEHFQYVVVPNLEQKGVFDEALKKHPEVTVFIHTASPATFSPEDNERDTLIPAIDGTVNALQGIVDHAPQIKRVVLTGSTVSTVDIADFTDPTFFMNEDSWAKVTYEDGKTKDGLTAYWASKKYAEKAAWEFVESKKPNFTISTILPAYVFGPQAQDAEAKGQLNLTAEIVGGFYRLSKDDKVPEVAGPFVDVRDVAKAHVIAFEKDEAQGQRIITSNGRFSSQLILNIIREKFPELREKLPVGVPANGKVPESDSWDDSKSKKLLGFKFSDIEKVVVDTIEQVIRANE; encoded by the coding sequence ATGTCTAAGACTACCGTTTTTCTTTCGGGTGCTACTGGTTACATCGCACAACAAATAATTGTTGAGCTTCTTTCCAAGGGCTATAATGTGGTTGGTTCAGTAAGATCTCAAGAAAAAggagagaagttgaagtcttACTACGGTGAACACTTTCAATATGTTGTTGTACCTAATTTAGAACAAAAGGGTGTTTTCGATgaagccttgaagaagcatCCTGAAGTGACTGTATTCATTCACACTGCATCTCCAGCAACATTCTCTCCCGAAGACAACGAGAGGGATACCTTGATTCCTGCTATCGACGGCACTGTTAATGCCTTGCAGGGCATTGTGGACCATGCTCCTCAGATTAAGAGGGTTGTTTTGACAGGCTCTACTGTCTCTACTGTTGATATTGCTGATTTCACAGATCCTACCTTTTTTATGAACGAAGACTCGTGGGCCAAAGTCACTTATGAAGATGGAAAGACCAAGGATGGTCTTACCGCTTACTGGGCTTCCAAGAAGTACGCAGAAAAGGCAGCCTGGGAGTTTGTAGAATCCAAGAAACCAAACTTCACTATTTCTACAATCCTTCCTGCTTATGTGTTTGGTCCTCAAGCACAAGATGCTGAAGCTAAGGGTCAGTTGAACTTGACTGCCGAAATCGTTGGAGGTTTTTACCGTTTATCCAAGGACGATAAGGTTCCTGAAGTAGCCGGTCCTTTCGTTGACGTCAGAGATGTAGCCAAGGCTCATGTCATTGCTTTCGAGAAGGATGAAGCACAGGGACAAAGAATCATCACATCCAATGGTAGATTCAGTTCAcagttgatcttgaacatCATAAGAGAAAAGTTCCCTGAACTCAGAGAGAAGTTGCCAGTTGGAGTTCCTGCCAATGGCAAAGTTCCTGAGTCTGATCTGTGGGATGACAGTAAGTCTAAGAAATTGTTGGGTTTCAAATTCTCTGATATTGAAAAGGTAGTTGTCGATACTATCGAGCAAGTGATCAGAGCCAACGAATAA
- a CDS encoding Sybindin-like protein (go_component Golgi cis-face~go_process ER to Golgi transport) — protein MTIYSFYIFDRHCNCIYNREFTHLDHANASGVGQVNKNNDSNASKLLFGILYSLKTISAKLIDSESEAETAVANALKSFTIGPYRAHYLESLTRLKFVLVSDDNIDNLQAILWELYSVYYIRNVVHNGLSPIEFKQSDDFKENETVGKISNSGFITETDQFLQSLRFFN, from the coding sequence ATGACGATATATTCATTCTACATCTTCGATAGACACTGTAATTGCATCTACAACAGGGAGTTTACACATTTGGATCATGCCAACGCCTCAGGGGTAGGTCAGGTGAATAAGAATAACGACTCCAATGCTTCCAAGTTGCTATTTGGTATACTCTATTCGCTCAAGACGATCTCAGCCAAACTCATAGACCTGGAATCAGAGGCTGAAACCGCAGTGGCCAATGCCCTCAAGTCTTTCACTATCGGACCATATAGAGCACATTACTTGGAATCGCTTACAAGATTGAAATTTGTACTTGTCAGCGACGACAACATTGACAATTTGCAGGCCATCTTGTGGGAGTTGTATTCAGTCTATTACATACGGAACGTAGTACATAATGGGTTATCGCCCATCGAGTTCAAGCAGTCGGATGACTTCAAAGAGAACGAAACCGTGGGGAAAATCAGCAATTCAGGGTTTATCACGGAAACCGACCAATTTCTCCAGTCTCTtcgtttcttcaattga
- a CDS encoding predicted protein produces MSNYTYSEEEVYDYSDFEDIFEFNINEEDHSEVAEVSTPATLPDSPLLVPQHLRLEKSNYTTNLLYECAFCKQSVLHNHNCLAYDSELDLSVQHNNQLIQSNYRKWLFHNSPPTSAYSSLESSIEY; encoded by the coding sequence ATGTCTAATTACACCTACTCCGAGGAAGAAGTCTACGACTACTCCGACTTCGAAGATATCTTCGagttcaacatcaacgaGGAAGACCACAGCGAGGTCGCCGAAGTTTCCACGCCAGCCACCTTGCCAGACTCACCTCTCTTGGTGCCACAGCATTTGCGTTTGGAAAAATCTAACTACACCACCAATTTGCTCTACGAATGTGCCTTCTGCAAGCAGTCGGTGTTACACAACCACAATTGCCTAGCCTACGACAGTGAGTTGGACTTGTCTGTCCAGCACAACAACCAGCTCATCCAGTCTAACTACAGAAAGTGGCTTTTCCACAACTCTCCTCCCACCCTGGCTTACTCCAGCCTTGAATCTAGTATTGAGTACTAG